CGACAGTGCCACGTTTTTTGTAAACCTTGATACAATTAAAAAGTATTTCCGTAAAGGCGAGCAGAATGAATTCCCGCTTGAACCGAAATACGATTCGTTGAAATACATTGGTTTCCGCGTGAAGGTGGACAGCATTTACACCAAAGCTTATACTGAGAAGAAGATTAAGGAGATGCAGGATAAGCAGCAGAAAATGATTGATGATGCGAAGAATGCGGAAGCCGGTAAAATTCAGAGTTACCTTACAAACAACAAACTCACCGACCTTAAGCCCGATGAAAAAGGCATTTATTTTAAAGTAATCAAGCCCGGTACAGGTAAGCAGGTTGCCGAAGGCATGCAGGTAGCAGCCCGTTACAAAGGTACTTTCACCGACGGCCGTATGTTTGACGGCAACTTTGAAGCACCCGAACCGATGCGTTTTACTGCCGGTCAGCAAATGATTCCGGGCTTTACCGATTGCATTCTGCGTATGAAAGACGGCAGCCGCGTGCTGTTCATTCTTCCTTCGTCTCAAGCTTACGGCGATATGGGTTCGCAGGGAATTCCGCCTTACGAGCCGCTGGTGTTTGAAGTGGAAATCAAAATTGAAAATGCAAAACCGGCTGCCGGTAAATAATTAAGTAAATCACTTTCACATGAAACGTATTCCGGCTCTGTTTGTAATTGTTACACTTGCGCTGCTTGCGGCTTTGAACTGGTCGTTTGCCGGTAAAGACAAGGGCAAACAGAGCCGGAAGTTTCTGAAAGGCTACCAGCAGATAGCTCCCGCTACCTGGCTGAAAATGCACAAAGCCGGGCCTAAAGTCGATTCGGCCGGTGTGGGCGGTGTGGCGTTTATGAAACTCAAACTAATCGACCACCGCGATTCAGTACTGGCCGACTACAATGCGCAACGTGGCGGGCAGCAGGTGGCTGTGCAGTTTGAAAAACCTCGTTTCAAAGGCGATTTTCTCGATGTGCTCATGCACCTCAACACGGGCGACAGCGCCACGTTTTACATGGTGCTTGATTCGATCAAGAAATACTTCCGTACTCCGGCCGGCAACGATTTTCCGCTTTCGCCCAAAGATGATTCACTTGAATTTGTGGGCTTCCGGGTAAGAGTTGACAGTGTGTACACAAAAGCTGCAATGGACCAGAAAATGGCAGTGATGCAGCGCCAGCAAACGGAGCAACAAAAAGCCATGAAGGAAAAAAGCCGCAATGATGTACTCTGGTATCTTGCGGTTAACGAAATGAGCGATCTGAAGCCCGATACCAAAGGAATTTATTATAAAGAGCTTATTCCCGGCACCGGCGCACAGGTTACACCCGGCACAAAAGTATCTGTGTGGTATAAAGGCATGCTTACTAACGGGCTGATTTTTGATACCAATCTGGCCGGCCCCAACCGTATGCCTATGGAATTTATTGCCGGTCAGCAAATGATTCCCGGATTTACCGATTGCATTCTGCGTATGAAAGACGGCGGCAAATCGGTATTCATTATTCCACCCGAACTGGCCTACGGCGATCAGCAAAACGGCGCTATTCCGCCCTACAGTGCGCTGGTGTTTGTAGTGGAACTCAAAATAGTGAGTTCGGGGAAATAAACAGCATCTGCGCGGCATGAAACAGTCTCTTCAAACCGTGTTGTTTGCTGCGGTGGTTTGTTATGCCGGATTACGTTTTGCCGTGCCTGCAGAAAAAACGGTGCCTGCTTTTCTCGAAGGTTATTCACCGCTTAGCCCAAACACATGGCTGCGTGTAATTCGCCCCGGCGAAACAGCCGACAGCATTCCGGCTGGCAGCATGGTGTTTGCAAAACTCCGCGTGGCGGCTCCTAACGGTAAAACCATTGTGGATTATTCCGCCGCAAATCACAATGCCCCGATGCCGCTGAAATTTAACTTTGCCCGTTTTGCCGGTGATTATGCCGACGTAATGAAACAGCTGCACAGCGGCGACAGTGCCTGCTTTTTCATCTGTACAGATACACTCAAAAAATACAGCCTGAACCGGCATCTTATTGATCCGGTACCGCTGGCGGCGGAATTTGATACGTTGCCCTACATTGGCTTTTACATCCGCATCGACAGTGTGTACACTCCCGCCCGCATGGAACAGATGCGCAGGGAAAAAGCGCAGCGTAACGATCCTGCGGCCCTACGTGCCAAAGCCCTTGCCGATATTCAGACCTATCTCACCGACAATAATCTTTCTGACCTGCAGCCTGACCGTAACGGTATTTACTACAAGGAACTTATTCCCGGCAAAGGATTGCGCGTAATGCCCGGCATGAAAGTTTCGGTGATGTACAAAGGAACATTTACCGACGGCCGTGTGTTTGATACAAACATCGGAAAGCCCGGTGCAAAACCACTGGTATTTGTGGCCGGAAGGGGGATGATTCCCGGTTTTACCGAGTGTATCCTGCGTATGAAAGACGGTGGTAAATCGCTGTTTATTCTTCCGCCCGAGCAGGCCTACGGCGAAAAAGGAGCAGGAAACATCCCTCCCTGGAAACCGCTGGTGTATGAAGTAGAACTCAAAATTACCGACTCCGGCACCCGAAACTGATAACGAATCTATTTAACCTGATAACCTATGAAACGATTTCTGATTGGCTTTGTGAGCCTTCTTTTAGTGGCCGGTGCTGCAACCGGTGCAGCATTTGCATTTAACGGCGGCGAGCCCGCCAAAGAACCCGAGCGTAAATACAAAAGCAAGAAAGTACGCAAGCCTAAAACCATTAAAACCGCATCGGGGCTCGAATATACCATTACCGCCAAAGGCAATGGCCCGCAGGCTGGTTCTGGTTACCGCCTTACCGTATTATACACAGGCAAGCTCACCAACGATACCGTTTTTGATGCTTCTTCGCGTCATGGCAATACACCTTTCACCTACAAAGTAGGCGCAGGCCGTGTAATTAAAGGCTGGGACGAAGCCGGTGCGCTGCTGCGTGCAGGTGATAAAGTAACACTGCGTATTCCGCCCGAACTGGGCTATGGCGCGCAGCAAATGCCAAATATTCCGGCCAACAGCACACTCGTTTTCGAAATAGAAGTGCTCGATGTACAGCCTCCTCCCGTAAAGCGTGATGCGAAAGGTATGGACACCGTAACCACGGCTTCGGGGCTCAAGATTGTGTTTTTCGAAAAACATCCCGAAAATCCCCTTGCCAAGCCCGGTCAGCGCGTAAAAGTAAATTACAGCGGTTACCTTACAGATGGCAAAATGTTTGATTCTTCGTTCGAGAACGGCGCACCGATTCAGGTAATGCTTGGAAAGGGGCAGGTGATAAAAGGCTGGGACGAAGGTCTGGCTCTGATGCGTGTGGGTGAAAAGGCCCAGTTTATCATTCCGCCCGGCCTGGCATACGGCAACCGCGCAATGGGATCGATTCCGGCCAACAGCACGTTAATTTTCGACGTGGATCTGCTCAGCGCGCAGTAAGGACTAGTGGCAAACTCCTGTTGCCGTATAAAAAGCCTTATATTTGGCCTTTAGCTGAATGATCCCCATTTGGCCCCTTGCAAGCGCCTATGCTGAATGAAGCTGATGTAAAAGCCCTGTTAACTGACCCGATGACCGATTGGTTTTATCTGGGGCAGGTAAACGATGGCTTTATCGATTCCTTTATTGCATTGCTTGATGCTCGTCCTTTTTTCCAGAGCCTGAGCAGGCCTGCAAGGCGTCGTTTCATGCAAACGTTAATAGAAGCCCTTCAGAATATTCGCAACTACACGCCGCACAACCTTACAGGTTACCCGGAAGCGGTTGTCCTCATGCAGCGATTAACTACCACCAACTGGCTGCTGCGTTGCGGCAATGTGATGCTCAACAGCAATGTGGAGAAACTGCAAAGCCGCCTTGCCCGCATTTCAGAAAGCAACAGCGCGCAACTCAAAGAAATGTACATCCACCAGATGGAAGCCACACTTCACGATCAAAGTCGTACAAGTGCAGGTCTCGGGCTTATTGAAATGGCCCGTTCGTCTGATACGCCGCTCAAATACAAGTTTGTAACGCTTAATCAGCAATACACTTTCTTTGCTTTAGAAATAGAAATCTCATTAGCCTGAGCCATGATTCCCAAACTGCACATACCAGAAACCCGCAGTACGCCCGAAATTCATTTCGATGAGGCAAACGGAATTTACCTGATCCGTGGTCGTTCAATTCCACCCGATGCCTCCTCGTACTTTCATCCGCTCGATAAATGGGTGGAAAATCTGGTGGCCGTGGGTACATCCAAACCGGTGAATTTGAAAATAAGACTCGAACACCTCAACACGGGTACTATCCGTTCGCTGCTTACCATATTTTCAAAACTGCTTCGCATCCGCGAAAAGGGCACCGAAGTCAATATTGAATGGTACTACAACGAGGAGGACGAAGATCTTATTGATAAAGGCGAAGAAATGTCGCTCATTCTCGATGTGCCCTTCCGCTATATCAGCTTCACAGAAGGCGATTATTAAGAGCCTGTCAGATAATTTTGTTCTGCTTTGATTTTGATGGATTTTTGGATTGATTGAGGCGCTTTTTGAACAGATACATGGAAGGTCTCTGAGAAAAAGCAACGAAAAGCAATCAAAAAAGACGCGAAATCATTAAAAAGAAAATTCCCTAACAGGCTCTAAGACATTATTCTTTTCTTTAAAAGCAACGGCCGGAATCAGTTCCGGCCGTTGCTTTTTGTTTTGAAAGCCTATTTATGATTTTTGGAGTTTATGCCAGAGGAAATAGGATGCAAACAAAAATGCCACCGGCAGCAGAATAACCACAATACCTGCATTCAATTCCTGCGTGGCAATAATCGAAACAGCAGCCGCCAGAAGATCGAAGAACAATCCGGCATAGGCCCATTCCTTGATTCGTTTAAATTGTGGAATAAGAATGGCAATAGCTCCTGCCGCTTTGGCAATACCAATAAATACAATAAAGTACTCGGGATATCCCAGTGCGGTAATAAATGTAACGGCTTCCGGGTCAAGCATTATGTCTGGTATTGCACTGAAGAGCATAAAGGCTGCAAAGAGTGAGGTAATAATCCAGTAGGCAAGTTTGATTTTTTTCATGGCGGTGTGGTTTATGCGTTGCAATTTAATGAGTAACCTTTCAAGGTTGAAATGATGCTGTTTATTTCGTGATAATTGGAAAAAAGGTTGTTAGCACACGAAGCGGGCATAAAAGAGAAACTGCCACTAAGCCTGGGAAGCCGTGGCAGTTTCGATTTTTTTTGCTGATAAACCCGCGTGGAAGCCCGTGTAACCGGGGTGCGGCGTAAATCAGTCAAACACCTTAACCAGAATGATACAAACTTACACCTGCAAACTACCTTGATCAAGTGCCCTTTTACAAGCGGCAGGTTTAATTAACAGGTGGGGATGAATTCCGGATAAGTGGTAAAAAGTGAGCTTCTGATACCTCCGAAAGCCTTGCAAACACTGTTAATTAGTGTTAAGGCGGCTTATTTTACCTCTTCGTAATCCACATAGTCGCCATCGTCATCGTTGCTTTTTTTCGATGCGTTTTGCGGCTTTTGTGTTTTATCCTGATTGTGATGGTGGTGATGTGTATTTTGCTGGTAGTAATACTGACCGCTGCTAGGCGCATTGCCACTGCGTGAGGGACTAAGTATCCGCCACAAAATCCAGCCTACAAGTAGGGTATAAAACAGTTCCTGCATGTGTTGCAAATGTACCGCAAAAAATCAGTTCTTCGCCACAAGGCCGTGTCTGAGGCGTTCTGTTGCACGGTACTCGTCGGGTGAGAGGCCGGTGTGGAGTTTGAAAAAGCGGCTGAAATAGGCCGGGTCGTGAAAGCCTATGGTGTAGGCTATTTCTTTGGCCGATGCAAGGGAATAGAGCATCAGCCGCCGGGCTTCCAGTATTACCCGTTCCTGTATCAGATCGCCCGCTGTGCGACCGGTGCTTTTTTTCACCACATCATTCAGATGGTTGGCCGATACGGATAGTTTTTCGGCATAATCGCTTACACGGTGTGTGGTGGTGAAGTGTGCATCAATAAGATTGCGGAACTGTACCACCAGATGTACGCCTGCTTCGCGCGCAGGTTTCAGCCGTTCCGGGAATTTTGATTTGCAGCGCAGCAGCAGTATATTGATATAACTTCGGATAATTCCTTCGCGGTTGGGATCGTCAGACTGATATTCAGTTTTAATGTGGATGAATATATTTTTTACCCATTCCTTCATTCCCGCATCTAACTTCAGCATCCGGTCGCGGCTGTCGATATCAAGAAACGACATACCCCGCAGAAAATCACGGCTCATGCTGTCGAAGTAAAAAAAGGCTTCGGTAAACAGCAGCACTTTCCCCCGCGTGCTTCCCGTACGATTAAGCAGATGCACCTGCCCCGGCGATACAAAATGCAGGCTGTGCGAATTGATCGGGTAGGGCTCAAAATCAATCATGTGTGTGCCTTCTGCCTCTTCAAACAAAAATATCTCGTAATAACCGTGCCGGTGTGGCTCGGAAGTAACGTAGTCCTGATTGTATTCGCCCAGTTCAAAGTAGCGGAATGCTGGGAGGTCTTCTTCACCGGGATGAAATTCGTTTAACGGAATCTGTGTAAATGGGATATTTGCCATGATAACCGAAATTAGCAAAAATGTAACAACATGTAATTAATAGTAGCCAGCTGTTTCGCCAGAAACAGCAGCCAAAATTCAGTAATAATTCGAGGAATGACTGAACGGGTTAATTGCGTTTACCCGAAATGAGTGTGAAAAAGAGGGGAGGAGAGGAGATTTTTTTCATTCGCATACTTTTAAGAGCCTGTTTAAAATTCATCCTTTGGCTTTGTTTCGGCTCATTTTCCCTCATCCTGCGTTCTGTTTTTTGTCGATCCTCTCCAAGGATCGCCTGCAAAACACGCCTTGTCTGAGGAAAAATGTGCTCAAAATCTCGAAAACAAATTATACACAGGCGCTAAATGAATAAACCGTATAGCTTCTTACCTTCGCATTACGATGAAAGTAACTGTAATTGTTAAAGAAGTAAACGCCCGTTTTCGTCAGGATATTGCGGATAAATACAACGACGGAAAAGAAAGTGCGGATAACATGCACTACAACTGGGAAGACGAATTTGCTGTAAAAGCCGATGTGTCAGCCTTTAAGGTTCGCAACAATGTGCCTTACGAACTTCGTGGCTGGCGTGGCACCAGTGAATTTTGCATCGAAATCCCGGGTATGATGGTGGTTGATTGTCATCATGCCGATGATTCAGTTACACAGTTTGCCTTTTCGCGTAAATATG
This genomic window from Bacteroidota bacterium contains:
- a CDS encoding FKBP-type peptidyl-prolyl cis-trans isomerase; this translates as MKQSLQTVLFAAVVCYAGLRFAVPAEKTVPAFLEGYSPLSPNTWLRVIRPGETADSIPAGSMVFAKLRVAAPNGKTIVDYSAANHNAPMPLKFNFARFAGDYADVMKQLHSGDSACFFICTDTLKKYSLNRHLIDPVPLAAEFDTLPYIGFYIRIDSVYTPARMEQMRREKAQRNDPAALRAKALADIQTYLTDNNLSDLQPDRNGIYYKELIPGKGLRVMPGMKVSVMYKGTFTDGRVFDTNIGKPGAKPLVFVAGRGMIPGFTECILRMKDGGKSLFILPPEQAYGEKGAGNIPPWKPLVYEVELKITDSGTRN
- a CDS encoding DUF4834 family protein, whose amino-acid sequence is MQELFYTLLVGWILWRILSPSRSGNAPSSGQYYYQQNTHHHHHNQDKTQKPQNASKKSNDDDGDYVDYEEVK
- a CDS encoding DoxX family protein, whose product is MKKIKLAYWIITSLFAAFMLFSAIPDIMLDPEAVTFITALGYPEYFIVFIGIAKAAGAIAILIPQFKRIKEWAYAGLFFDLLAAAVSIIATQELNAGIVVILLPVAFLFASYFLWHKLQKS
- a CDS encoding FKBP-type peptidyl-prolyl cis-trans isomerase produces the protein MKRIPALFVIVTLALLAALNWSFAGKDKGKQSRKFLKGYQQIAPATWLKMHKAGPKVDSAGVGGVAFMKLKLIDHRDSVLADYNAQRGGQQVAVQFEKPRFKGDFLDVLMHLNTGDSATFYMVLDSIKKYFRTPAGNDFPLSPKDDSLEFVGFRVRVDSVYTKAAMDQKMAVMQRQQTEQQKAMKEKSRNDVLWYLAVNEMSDLKPDTKGIYYKELIPGTGAQVTPGTKVSVWYKGMLTNGLIFDTNLAGPNRMPMEFIAGQQMIPGFTDCILRMKDGGKSVFIIPPELAYGDQQNGAIPPYSALVFVVELKIVSSGK
- a CDS encoding FKBP-type peptidyl-prolyl cis-trans isomerase; amino-acid sequence: MKRFLIGFVSLLLVAGAATGAAFAFNGGEPAKEPERKYKSKKVRKPKTIKTASGLEYTITAKGNGPQAGSGYRLTVLYTGKLTNDTVFDASSRHGNTPFTYKVGAGRVIKGWDEAGALLRAGDKVTLRIPPELGYGAQQMPNIPANSTLVFEIEVLDVQPPPVKRDAKGMDTVTTASGLKIVFFEKHPENPLAKPGQRVKVNYSGYLTDGKMFDSSFENGAPIQVMLGKGQVIKGWDEGLALMRVGEKAQFIIPPGLAYGNRAMGSIPANSTLIFDVDLLSAQ
- a CDS encoding DUF1987 domain-containing protein, translated to MIPKLHIPETRSTPEIHFDEANGIYLIRGRSIPPDASSYFHPLDKWVENLVAVGTSKPVNLKIRLEHLNTGTIRSLLTIFSKLLRIREKGTEVNIEWYYNEEDEDLIDKGEEMSLILDVPFRYISFTEGDY
- a CDS encoding FKBP-type peptidyl-prolyl cis-trans isomerase produces the protein MKNVLFAALAAVSVAAVSCTEGGPFPGFEKQTPSTYIKFHKKGDGKDTAGQGGVAFLQLKLITPLDSVIQDFNAARGEQSVPMRLEPSRFKGDFLDIIAHLHKGDSATFFVNLDTIKKYFRKGEQNEFPLEPKYDSLKYIGFRVKVDSIYTKAYTEKKIKEMQDKQQKMIDDAKNAEAGKIQSYLTNNKLTDLKPDEKGIYFKVIKPGTGKQVAEGMQVAARYKGTFTDGRMFDGNFEAPEPMRFTAGQQMIPGFTDCILRMKDGSRVLFILPSSQAYGDMGSQGIPPYEPLVFEVEIKIENAKPAAGK
- a CDS encoding helix-turn-helix domain-containing protein; protein product: MANIPFTQIPLNEFHPGEEDLPAFRYFELGEYNQDYVTSEPHRHGYYEIFLFEEAEGTHMIDFEPYPINSHSLHFVSPGQVHLLNRTGSTRGKVLLFTEAFFYFDSMSRDFLRGMSFLDIDSRDRMLKLDAGMKEWVKNIFIHIKTEYQSDDPNREGIIRSYINILLLRCKSKFPERLKPAREAGVHLVVQFRNLIDAHFTTTHRVSDYAEKLSVSANHLNDVVKKSTGRTAGDLIQERVILEARRLMLYSLASAKEIAYTIGFHDPAYFSRFFKLHTGLSPDEYRATERLRHGLVAKN